The proteins below come from a single Serratia fonticola genomic window:
- the ybeD gene encoding DUF493 family protein YbeD, translating into MQKTKLNELLEFPCTFTYKVMGLAHPELVDQVVEVVQRHAPGDYNPQVKPSSKGNYHSVSITITATHIDQVETLYEELGNIEIVRMVL; encoded by the coding sequence ATGCAAAAGACTAAACTGAACGAACTGCTCGAATTCCCCTGTACCTTTACCTACAAGGTAATGGGCCTGGCACACCCCGAGCTGGTAGACCAGGTGGTTGAAGTGGTGCAACGCCATGCTCCAGGGGATTACAACCCGCAGGTCAAACCGAGCAGCAAAGGCAACTACCACTCCGTTTCCATCACCATCACCGCCACCCATATCGATCAGGTGGAAACGTTGTATGAAGAGTTGGGCAATATTGAAATTGTCCGTATGGTGCTGTAA
- the dacA gene encoding D-alanyl-D-alanine carboxypeptidase DacA has protein sequence MKQVTSFRLIKSLTLGTAIALSAASVAHADDVNIKTMIPGVPQIDAEAYILIDYNSGKVLAESNADARRDPASLTKMMTSYVIGQALKSGKIGQDDMVTVGQDAWATGNPVFKGSSLMFLKPGDRVPVSKLTRGINLQSGNDACVAMADYVAGSQDAFVNLMNTYVKQLGLQNTHFQTVHGLDAEGQFSSARDMALIGQALIRDVPDEYAIYKEKEFTFNNIRQLNRNGLLWDTSLNVDGIKTGHTNAAGYNLVASATEGQMRLISAVLGGRTYKGRETESKKLLTWGFRFFETVAPLKAGKEFASEPVWFGDADRVELGVDKDAYLTIPRGRMKDLKASYVLNTPEIHAPLAKNQVVGTINFQLDGKTIDQRPLVVLNEVKEGGFFGRIVDYIRLMFHHWFG, from the coding sequence ATGAAACAGGTAACCTCTTTTCGCTTAATCAAAAGCCTCACGCTTGGCACTGCCATCGCGCTCAGCGCAGCGTCAGTTGCCCACGCAGACGACGTTAATATTAAAACCATGATCCCAGGTGTACCGCAGATTGATGCTGAGGCCTACATCCTGATTGATTACAACTCCGGTAAAGTGTTGGCGGAATCGAACGCCGACGCACGCCGCGACCCTGCCAGCCTGACCAAAATGATGACCAGCTACGTCATCGGCCAGGCGCTGAAATCCGGCAAGATTGGCCAGGACGATATGGTCACCGTAGGTCAGGATGCCTGGGCCACCGGCAACCCGGTGTTCAAAGGCTCCTCGCTGATGTTCCTCAAGCCGGGCGACCGCGTGCCAGTTTCCAAGCTGACTCGTGGTATCAACCTGCAATCCGGTAACGATGCCTGTGTCGCCATGGCGGACTACGTCGCGGGTAGCCAGGACGCATTCGTTAACCTGATGAATACCTACGTCAAACAGCTGGGCCTGCAAAATACCCACTTCCAAACCGTACACGGCCTGGATGCGGAAGGCCAGTTCAGCTCGGCGCGTGATATGGCGTTGATCGGCCAGGCGCTGATCCGCGATGTGCCAGACGAATACGCTATCTATAAAGAAAAAGAGTTCACCTTCAACAATATCCGTCAGCTGAACCGTAACGGTCTGCTGTGGGATACCAGCCTGAACGTCGATGGGATTAAAACCGGCCACACCAATGCGGCGGGTTATAACCTGGTGGCTTCAGCGACGGAAGGCCAGATGCGTCTGATCTCCGCCGTGCTGGGTGGCCGTACCTACAAAGGCCGCGAAACCGAAAGCAAAAAACTGCTGACCTGGGGCTTCCGCTTCTTTGAAACCGTCGCACCGCTGAAAGCAGGCAAAGAGTTCGCTTCTGAACCGGTTTGGTTCGGTGATGCCGATCGCGTCGAGCTGGGCGTAGACAAAGATGCCTATCTGACCATCCCACGCGGCCGGATGAAAGATCTGAAAGCCAGCTACGTGCTGAACACCCCGGAAATTCATGCTCCGCTGGCCAAAAACCAGGTGGTTGGCACCATCAATTTCCAGCTGGATGGCAAAACCATCGATCAGCGCCCACTGGTGGTGCTGAACGAAGTGAAAGAAGGTGGCTTCTTCGGCCGCATCGTGGATTATATCCGCCTGATGTTCCATCACTGGTTCGGCTAA
- the rlpA gene encoding endolytic peptidoglycan transglycosylase RlpA has product MRKEWLWVGAVAAAVLLSACTTTTEETQAPVQQAYNGPVTEIGGVEPHYEPYNPGTLQDYKVNGDTYRIVQDPQNFSQTGLAAWYGEEANGNTTAIGEQFDPNALTAAHPTLPIPSYVRVTNLANGRQLVVRVNDRGPYTSGRIIDLSKAAADRLNLSSNTKVKVDFIKVAPDGTLSGPGTVGTVVAKQSYALPPRPDLSSGGGMDTPMQQSAPVAAPAAQAIDNGSMNYNDSSATPAASTGRSGGFLGAPQPLAPGVLEGSEPQPVISAPTAAPVAATAAATSASGSYVVQVGALSNAERAQSWQQQLSQQFGVPGKVAANGAVYRVQLGPFSNRQQAAQLQQRLATEAQQQSFITAAP; this is encoded by the coding sequence ATGCGTAAGGAATGGCTTTGGGTCGGCGCGGTTGCTGCTGCGGTATTACTTTCCGCCTGTACCACCACGACGGAAGAAACACAGGCTCCGGTGCAACAAGCCTACAACGGGCCGGTGACCGAGATCGGCGGCGTGGAGCCTCACTATGAACCCTATAACCCTGGCACTCTGCAGGATTATAAGGTTAATGGCGACACTTATCGCATCGTGCAAGATCCGCAGAACTTCTCGCAAACCGGCCTGGCAGCCTGGTACGGCGAAGAAGCCAACGGCAACACTACCGCTATTGGTGAGCAGTTCGATCCCAATGCGCTGACCGCTGCACATCCCACCTTGCCTATTCCTAGCTATGTACGCGTCACCAACCTGGCCAATGGCCGTCAACTGGTGGTACGCGTGAACGATCGCGGCCCTTATACCTCTGGCCGGATTATCGATCTGTCCAAAGCTGCCGCCGATCGCCTCAACCTGTCCAGCAACACCAAGGTGAAGGTCGACTTTATCAAGGTTGCTCCAGATGGCACGTTGAGCGGCCCTGGTACCGTGGGTACCGTCGTCGCCAAACAGAGCTACGCCCTGCCTCCACGCCCGGATCTCAGTTCCGGCGGCGGTATGGATACACCGATGCAGCAATCGGCACCGGTTGCCGCCCCTGCCGCACAAGCGATTGACAACGGCAGCATGAACTACAACGACAGTAGCGCAACCCCTGCCGCCTCCACTGGCCGTAGCGGTGGTTTCCTTGGTGCGCCGCAGCCGTTAGCCCCAGGCGTATTGGAAGGGTCAGAACCCCAGCCGGTCATCAGCGCGCCAACTGCAGCCCCGGTTGCGGCCACCGCAGCTGCAACCAGTGCCAGCGGTAGCTATGTCGTTCAGGTAGGTGCCCTGAGTAATGCCGAGCGTGCGCAAAGCTGGCAACAGCAGTTGAGCCAGCAGTTCGGCGTTCCTGGTAAGGTCGCCGCCAACGGCGCCGTCTACCGCGTGCAGCTTGGCCCGTTCAGCAATCGTCAACAGGCCGCACAGTTGCAACAGCGTCTGGCCACTGAGGCACAACAACAGTCCTTTATCACTGCCGCACCCTAG
- the mrdB gene encoding peptidoglycan glycosyltransferase MrdB (rod shape-determining protein RodA) — protein sequence MTESQQKGSIWTKIHIDPTFLLFILALLIYSAVVMWSASGQDMGMMERKIGQILMGLIVMGVMAQIPPRVYESWAPYLYIFCVILLILVDAFGQISKGAQRWLDLGFVRFQPSEIAKIAVPLMVARFMNRDVCPPSLKNTGIALVLIFLPTLLVAAQPDLGTSILIAASGLFVLFLSGMSWKLIAVAAVALAAFIPVLWFFLMHGYQRDRVMMLLDPESDPLGAGYHIIQSKIAIGSGGLSGKGWLHGTQSQLEFLPERHTDFIFAVLAEELGLIGVLVLLVLYLLVIIRGLMIAARAQTTFGRVMVGGLMLILFVYVFVNIGMVSGILPVVGVPLPLVSYGGSALIVLMAGFGIVMSIHTHRKMLSKNL from the coding sequence ATGACTGAAAGCCAACAAAAGGGCTCTATCTGGACCAAAATCCATATCGACCCCACATTCCTGTTATTTATTCTGGCCTTGCTGATCTACAGCGCCGTTGTGATGTGGAGCGCTAGCGGCCAGGATATGGGCATGATGGAGCGCAAAATCGGCCAGATCCTGATGGGGCTGATCGTGATGGGCGTGATGGCGCAAATCCCACCGCGGGTTTATGAAAGCTGGGCCCCCTACCTGTATATTTTCTGCGTGATATTGCTGATCCTGGTGGATGCCTTTGGCCAAATCAGTAAAGGCGCACAGCGCTGGCTGGATCTGGGCTTTGTGCGCTTCCAGCCTTCGGAAATCGCCAAGATCGCCGTGCCGCTGATGGTGGCACGCTTTATGAACCGTGACGTGTGCCCACCTTCGCTGAAGAATACCGGCATCGCGCTGGTGCTGATCTTCCTACCCACCTTGCTGGTTGCTGCACAACCCGATCTGGGCACTTCAATCCTGATCGCCGCCTCTGGCCTGTTTGTGCTGTTCCTGTCGGGGATGAGCTGGAAGCTGATTGCCGTGGCTGCCGTGGCGTTGGCCGCCTTTATTCCAGTGTTGTGGTTCTTCCTGATGCACGGCTATCAGCGTGACCGCGTGATGATGCTGCTCGATCCGGAAAGCGATCCGTTAGGGGCTGGTTACCATATTATTCAGTCGAAAATCGCCATCGGCTCTGGCGGCCTATCGGGTAAAGGCTGGCTGCACGGCACTCAGTCTCAGCTCGAATTCCTGCCGGAACGCCACACCGACTTTATCTTCGCGGTGTTGGCGGAAGAACTTGGCCTGATCGGCGTATTAGTGCTGCTGGTGCTGTATCTGCTGGTGATTATCCGCGGGCTGATGATCGCCGCCCGCGCACAGACCACCTTTGGCCGCGTAATGGTCGGTGGGCTGATGCTGATCCTGTTCGTCTATGTGTTTGTTAACATTGGTATGGTCAGTGGCATTTTACCGGTAGTTGGCGTACCTTTGCCTTTGGTCAGTTACGGGGGTTCGGCGCTGATCGTACTCATGGCTGGGTTCGGCATCGTGATGTCGATCCACACGCATCGGAAAATGTTGTCTAAAAATCTATAA